In the Ranitomeya imitator isolate aRanImi1 chromosome 2, aRanImi1.pri, whole genome shotgun sequence genome, tgaggggtctgtatgaaagaaaatacccaaaagtgacaccattctaaaaactgcacccctctaggtgctcaaaaccacattcaagaagtttattatcccttcacagaaattaatagaatgtggaaagaaaaaaatgaacacttaacttttttcacaaattttagtttagaccccaattttttttattttaacaagggtaacaggagaaaatgggccccaTAATTTGTTGATTCGCATGAGCATGCCGATActgaatatgtgggggaaaactactgtttggttgcACAGCAGGGCTCGAAAGGGTAGGGGAgacatttgactttctgaatgcaacatttgctggaataattagcggacatcatgtgtttggagagcccctgatcagcctaaacagtggaaatcccccacaaatgacaccattttgtaaactagacccctaagggaacttatctagatgtgtggtgtacaTCTTGAAACCCCTTGGTGCTTCTCAGATATTAAtaccattgagccgtgaaaataaagaacatcacatttttctcacaaaaatgtttatcccaaaattttgcatttttataagggcaacaggagaaattgcactgtacaatttgttgtgcaatttctcctgtgtgtgcagataccccatacgtgggggaaaactactgttttggtgtaCAGCACggttcagaaaggaaggagtgatatTGTAAAACgcatactttgatggaattgtctgctggtgtcatgtcagaaaagcccctggtgtgctttACCAGTGGAAAATATTGGTATCATTTTGGGTCCCATGACATTTTTAGATcgttttctattccaatttttcagATTCAGAATCAACAaagaaaacagcaattcaggaattttttttttatgcagttctgcgtgtggtaaaattggtaaggcagctttattctttgggtcagtacatttaggctatgtgcacacgttccggattttttgccCGTCTTTTTCGGCAGTTttccgcagcaaaaacgcttaaacgcatacattaagcatcccatcatttttaatgctttctgcaatttttgtgcacatgttgtgcggaaaaaaaatgcagcatgttaattaattttgtggatttcccgctgtttaatgcattgggaagctccggaaaaaactcAAAAAATCCGCACGTAAAACGAGAGCAAAACTCACGCAGACTTCCTGCAAaacaaagtccggttttgttcaggaaatttctgcaaagaatcctgacgtgtgcacatagccttacagttgtgCATTTTGCgggtttattctgaaagctataacttttatttttttcactgatggagctatatggtggcttgtttttgcaggacaaaatgatgttttcagatataccatttttattttacatttgtcattttgattgtgttttattccactttttattcagcaATATGAGGAAAAACATttttctcccaattttttttttcatagtgctcactgaaggggttaacgagtGACACAGTTATAGGGTAGGTCGCCACTGATGCAGCGATACCATacatgtattattttatttttttacatttctatttttaTCAGTACAATAGCTAGGTGTCACAGGCCACCGTACCTACAAGATCATCATGGGGGTCCAATGGTTATAAAGGGAGTCTTGCAATCAagtcaacttaaaaaaaaaaaaaaaaaaattaatgtataAACGTTTGAATCCTTCCCCCTTTTTATTTTATATTCTGATTATTTTcgctttatgaggtaatagctgttaggaagttagaagagttaatGGTAAGGTGTATCCGCAATTTTGTCAtttattccaacaaaatttacaaaaccattttataggtaccacatcatatttgaagtgactttaaggtgcctatatgacagaaaataccccaaactgacaccattctaaaaactacattcTTCAGTGTCCTCAAAACCACAAtcgagaagtttattaatccttcaggtgcttcacagaaaagttactttagccacaattttttttcagaagggtaacaagagaaaatggaccccaaaatttgttgtccacatTATCctaagtacgtcgataccccatatgtgggggaaaactactgtttgcgtgcacggcagggcttggaatggaagagaTGCCATTTCTAGGTTGTGGATATCATGACACATTTGAAAAGACCCTCAAATGCTAAAACAGAagaaaccatccacaagtgaccccattttggaaactacacttctcgaattcatctaggggtgtagtgagcatttttatccCTCGCAcgtttcacagaattgtataacattgggctgagtaaatgaaATACTACCTCTTTTTTTCAACTAAAATGTTGCTTTTACCCCAAGTTTGTAATTTTCAAAAGGTGTAATGGGAGAAAACTAATCGTACAATTTCTTACACTATTTCTCAAGTACGCTGATgtctatgtggttgaaaactactgttgcggcgcagtgcaaagctcagaagggatgaagcaccatattggagttcagattttgctacactggtttgagggtgccatgtcacattggcagagcccctgaggtgccagaacagcggaacccccccataagtgaccccactttacaaactacacctctcaattcatctaggggtgccgtgatcatattgacaccacaggtgacaAAGAATTTTAAACCATTGGATAGTGAGGTAATATTCCAATAAAACATTTGTATTGGCCCCAAATCTTACATTTTCACaagaaatggcaccaaaatgtgtcacaaTTTCTGATGAAAGTAGCAATACCCTGTATGTGGCGGTACAGAATTGATTAGCCAAGCAGCAAGACtcgtagtttgcagactccatagacAGAACCCCTAAGTACCAGAAGATCAGAATGGGctctgaccccattttgggaattccacccctttgggaatttatctacagatgtagtgatgattttgactccatgggtgttttccagaaacaagcatcagtggatgttgcggagtgaaaattgcaaatctgccagtgtagtgaccagtacgttgtagtgcccgtacatttgGGTCCTGTATGTTGTGCCTGTACAGTTCCGTTTTCAATTtgttgtagtgcccgtacattgtagcgcccagtatattgtgcccagctttctcttctggagacacgcacccatgGTAAGCGTGCTCACGCTACAGAAATGCAAAATATTTCGACCCtacacagttgaaaccagaagtttccatacactatatagaaAGACACAAAGAAGCAgtatgtttcaggtgtgcattaaaatacatcctctGTCCAGAATTGCTTAAAGGCTTATAGTAATcactgtaaacttttgactttgcagtaagtaataaaagtgccttaaaacattctctcattatggcttttggcaaatattaataattatggtaatcctaattgacctaaaacaggaaaggtttattctgctttcatgtcagatattgagaaaaacctgcagatgtgtcttttatATAAAGTGGATGGAAACTTATGATTTTATCTGTGTGTGGTGTAGGCACACTGTGGCTCAGAATGGAGGTGGCATTTGGATTTGGCAGCggaaatttgctgaatttcttttgagacgAGGGCCTTTGTGCCCTGGAAGCTCCctctatttccgttaacagatgacagatctgagtggggacttgctttttttttttttgtggattgagttgaagtttttattgggaacattttacataacatttaggatcacatttatcctgcgctctacgctgagcacttactttggggtttccatttaaatttctgagtgacgtgattcagatgaaatccccgagggatccattcactgtaatgagggagcagagttgctctggactccgtctggtctctgatcagcggtgtcctttttttcagaagtgcataaaactggCGGATCACGCTTTTATGCACGCCGAACaagacggacaccgctggatcacaggtcgtatggcatccacagtgcttcccatctgcctctttatagggaatcttccgctggaggttacatctgaatcacgtatttcagatatTTTCACGGAAATCGGTGTAAGAGCtcagcacagagcacaggataaatgtgaaccgagccttactacgatctttgggaggcagaatgaacaaataacagcaggtgaagaattttttttttttgctgatccttgtgcgatataagtgattagattactttattcttgGTGCGatcacagcaataccagatttatagcttttttttatctcttgattctgagaactataactttttccgCTTATGTAGCTGtatagcagctttttttttttcaggaaaagatgacattttctatttttctttacatttatctttttgattgcgctttattccacttttttctttttgaCAGTATGATGAAAAATACCCAGATTTATTTATACATGTACTTTCACGACACTATTTGTAACTGTCCCTCCTGGAAATATATTGGTAAATTGTCAGAAGTGCGTGTTCCTTTGACTGTTGGGAAGTGTCCTATTAGAACAATGCATGTATCTATTTATTTCCCTCAACTGGATCAATATTTTATATCCACTTTGGGCACATGAGAACCCGGGGGCTCCACAGCCTTGTGACTGCGATTATGTCTGGAGATGGATTAGACCTAAGTCTGTAATGCGAAAATCTCCGCCGTGACCACCGTGGTATCCGACTCCCGAATATCTCAGCTGCTGTCTGCTGCGGTGTGAATGTCTGCCAGTGTTCAGTCTTTTTGGGTCAGGGTCTATCAgcgtggcacatctagaattggcgataTTTGCCGCCTCCCCCTTGCTTCACATCTGTCAGAttgtgggggcatctcctgtgtacagcgccctcttcagatcacaGATTGTCCCTTTGACTCAGGTGTGGGGCATTCCAGAACTCTCACCACCATATGTTGATACAAGGAGTCCGGCGAGAGAAGAATGCAGAGCAATATCGGCCCACCATTAGCTTCCTTTGTGGTGCTGACCCCCATACTTACCTCCTCTTATGTGTAAATGAAGCCACATCTATCTGAAGAGCAGAAATTGAGAGGTGGTTTAAAGAACAAAGGGAGCTACACATGCACCGCCTTGTTCCAAAGAAAACACGCTGGAGTTACCCTTCCTGATCATTTGCTTATCATTTTTGGCATTGGCCCCACTTACAATGATGATGATCGAACACCAGCCAGAGATTAAAGGGGTGGTCGCAGCAGCAGGCGAGATGAGTATCACTGAGATGATGAGGCTAATGTCATTATATCGAGAGCTTTGTCAACTTTTTAATTTCAGAAAAATACTGGTGGAATTATAGTTTTTGGTTTGACctagttttttttttctacttcttgCCTAAATCTGGTATAACATTTTACAAATAACTtgttaaatattttatttttttgttctgttgcattttttttttgtgtaacaGTAGCTCAAACCTATCTCCAACCCTTGCTCTAAGCCTAGCTCTAGCCCTATGCCtagctctaaacctaaccctagctctaaccgtaACGCTAGTCTTATGCCTAGTTCTAACTCTTTACCTAGCtcaaaccctaattctaaccctatgcCTGACTCTAATCCTAGGTGTAACTCCATGCCTAGCTCTAACGATATCTCTAGCTCTGTAGCCCTACCTCTAACTCTAGCCCTATGCCTAGCTCTATCCCCAACTGTAGCCTTATCCCTACCGCTAATGCTAGCCTTTGCCagctctaaccctagctttaactctATGCCTATCTCTCATTAGCTCTTATCCTATCCCTAGTTCTAACCCAGCTTTAACCCTAGTTCTcgccctatccctagctctaattCTATACGTAGCTCTAACTCAATTCTTAGCTCTAATCCTAGCTTTAACTCTATGCCTAGCTCTAACCTCCTTAGCTCTTATCCTATCCCTAGTTTTAACCCATTCCCTAGCTCCAGCGCTAGTTCTCGCCCAGTTGTAACCCTAGTTCTCGCCCAATCCCTTGCTCTAAACCTATCCCTAGCTTTTTCCCTAGCTTTAGCCCTACCAATAGTTAGGGTAATCAATAATGAGAACACGACGGAACCAACGACATACATAATCCAAAAGGGGGAGAAAGGGAAGGATCCTCTCAAAAATACCATATAAAATACATAAGAAACCTAGAGAGCTTTTTTTTTGACCCGTATTAATGATGTAAATATAATGCCCAAAGGGTTTGCCTATAAGTAAATCATTTTTAGACCGTATCttgtaaaattacaaaatatcttTATTATCAGAAAAGCTACAAACAAGCCACCTATCAAGTGAAAAACAATTttgtccatataaaaaaaaaaaaaaacgttttaaaaAAGAACAAGCGGGCATCAATGAAAACTATGGAAGGCAAAGGTGCGCACACCGCATGCGACCGTATGGAGAGATCCCAGACATGGAAAAATGGAGACAATATCGCTCATTAATAAAGTGCATAATGCACATCACATACATCATTATCCAAATACATGTACTGAGGTCTCACCACAATCCGCATGATGGCAGGGCAGAACAAAGATAATATTGCACAATATCCGGCAAAAGAGGCCATGACCAAAACACCAATGGCATATCATTAAGGCTAACAAATAGCAACTTTAGTTAATAGTAAAGGTACATGAATCTTCGCAACtcatgccccgacgcgcgtttcactgttgCTTCTTCGGGAAGCAATGCGTCTTGTGTCACAAGCACCATTTTAAATATCTTGCGATACCGCCCAGCATCCAATGAGGATCTCACAGGAGCGGACACTCCTCTGGAGCTGCGTCAGACGACTGTGTGGGGGCGGAGCATCAGAAGATCCACAGCGTCACATCCGGCATCACGAGGGCGATGAGTATGAGGAACAAGTGTTCCAGCTGACGTCAACACTACACACCGCCCCGTAAAGATGCCATCTGGGATGTGGGCCAAAAGAAGGACCGCAACAGAAGAGCACCATAGTAAATTTACCACGCAAAACacaggaggccataatagtgaaGGGCATAGAAAAGGGCAAAATGGTCAATATTAATTACCAATATACTTACAACATCATGAATTAATAACATCATTTTTATCATATCAACAAGATATAACATCCGCCAATACGTTGTTATCCCTTCATGCCGCACATGTCAGATCGTTCGTTCCGCTCCATAGATTTAACTGATGGATATAACGTCCTCATCGGAGGTGATGGCTATGCGCTCCATGAGTTGACTGATACATGAACGTCCTCATCGGAAATATTGATTAAATATTCCATACGTCAATTGGCAAATATGGCGTCCTCATGGGAATATTAATCTAAGGTGCAAGTTAAGTGCTGAGATAATCATCTGATAATAAGTAAAATAAAACACATAATTAAAATAAAAGCCAATACttttaaaaattatatacattttccAGAGACTCATGAACATCGTCATAAGAACATAGGGTCTAAATGCCAATCCATATTATAGAAAGGGAGCAAAGCTTAACTTTTGATTAAGGCCCGAAGGGGCCATGGAATCTAATTTTACAATCCAACGACATTCCAGCTGCGCCTGAGGTCACCTCCTCTAATACCACCATGTACCCGATCTATGCCGCGTATTTCTCAGAAGATCTGAATTACAGGCATGGCGCAACCTGAAATGTTGGGGAATCGTTTTCAGAGACGCCATGTCAACAATTGTCAGGGCTGCTTTGATATCTCTAACGTGTTCCCTGGTTCTCACGCGTAGTTCCCTTGATGTTAACCCAACGTATATGAGGTCACCAGGACATGTAGCATAATACACCACAAAATCACTGCTACACGAGATGTACTCTCTAATTTGAAAGACCTGTTTTCCATCAGAAGAGTGAAATTGAGTTGCCCGTTCCACGCTACGACATGCCAGGCATGACCCACATGGAAAACATCCCTGACGTGGTCTCCCAGTGTGGAAGGGGAAGGTGgattttgccacatagtggcttttgacTAACAGATCTTTCAAGCTGCTAGGTCTCTCGGGAAGTAATCCACCTATAATTGGTTCAGTCTTGAGAATAGACCAATGTCTACTCAAAACTTCCCGAATTGTATTCATTAATGACTGTACTGAAGCATTGCTAGGTAGGCACTCACTCACTGCCACCCCTCGAGAACAAGCTACTCTTGTAGGCTTTGGTCATTGGACAGGAGAAAGTGGGATAATTACGAACACCATAGACTTTGGTACCAGGTTCCCCCCTGCATCAAAGGTTTCAAGATGTCTTCTCTTTCTCTATGTCTACACCCCACTTTTCATTCCTCAACCTGATGAAATTTTCACCCCTTCGGTTTACCGTGAAGACTGAGAATTCATAGCCGTGAATGTCTCTGTTCTCGGGGCCTTGGAGAAACCATTTTTCCTTCTTCTGAAGTTGAGTTCTCGCTGCGGTGTAAGTGTCGTGGGCATACCCTTCTCTATGCCTCGGAACGTAGCATTTGTAAGGTGCGGCCGGTCAAACATCACCCGATTGGCCGTACCGAGCGCGGCGCGCTGACGGTAAGCAGTCTGTATTACGACTTTGACTAATCGGCTCAGACAGTGAAATTACCGCTGTTAAAAATAGTGTATTTCTAAGGCGGCCCATTCATTAAGACTTTTCCTCCTTTTAAGGTTTCGCCCGAGATCTAACAAAGGACAACGGTCTTACGCTGTTTAATGCTGCCAAGGAATTTATTAAGCTTTTAATTTGATATCTAAAAGTTTCTGTGTCGCGCAGAATAATGAGCAGTCCTATAAATATGTCTCCCCCAATTAGACTGAAATTTTTTATGTAATTACCCGACAGTCGTCGTATTTCGTTTCGTCATATTACATAAATCTAAGACCGTTCACCCGTGAACAGAACAATTAATAATGTGGAGGGGTCACTACAACCGGCTCACTCCTTTTAAGTctttccagaattttttttttatctccgaAATTCACAGACTAAACCTTGGACAAAAAAAGTATTGTCCTATAAAAATCAAGATTTCCCGAATTAATTAATGGAGCGATGGAATAAATTGTACAGTAAATATACACACGCCGCCTGCGTGGACTAAAGACTAAATTATACGAGCGTTAATCCAGTGCAGATCGGAGCTGCCTGTATTACTGGCAGCACTATACGCAGGGCAACCGacatttgttattttaattttttttgcttttttttttaacggtTTTAACGGCTAGAATTGAACCATGAGACCCGAAATGCGTCGTTCATTCATTACGACCTGGATGGAGACAAGGACTGTTGTGATTCTTCTCTTTTTACTTCTACGAGGGGGTCATGCAATACCCCACATGAGGTATTCCCATCCTGGCTTATGTCCCAACGATATGAATCCAAACCTATGGGTGGACGCTCAGAGCACCTGTCAACGAGAATGCGATACCGACCAGGTGAGTCCAATTTAATAATATTTTTGGATGTTTTAGTGGGTGATTTTGTTATTTCTATTTTGTTACAACATTTTgctttaaaaatataattttacattttttttataattttgaaaattatatttttcttttttttttttcattcgatAGGAATGTGAAACTTATGAAAAATGTTGTCCTAATGTCTGTGGGACCAAGAGCTGTGTTGCTGCCCGATACATGGATGTGAAGGGAGGGAAGGGTCCCCTGGGGATGCCCAAACAGCCTACGTGCGACCTTTTCATGTGCACTCAGCAAGGTTCCCAGTGTGACATTTGGGACGGGCAACCCATCTGCAAATGCAAAGATCGATGTGAGAAGGAGCCGAGTTTTACCTGCGCCTCTGACGGACTCACTTACTACAACAAGTGCTTTATGGATGCCGAAGCTTGCACCAAGGGGATCTCGTTGACTGTAGTCACGTGCAAGTATCACCTCACCTGGCCACATACTACTCCTCTTCCATCAGAAACCACCACCAACCCAACCATCCCATCAGCAGAAACGGCCATTGTCAACGTGGTTCCTCCAGCTCTATTGAATAACCCGACTCACAAAACGGTCAATGTAGGGGACACGGTCAGTTTCCATTGTGACGTAAGTGGAAAACCCAAACCGGAAATAACCTGGGAGAAGGAAGGAAAGGATAATGTAGTCATGCGACCCAACCATGTGGTCGCCAACATAGTGGTCACCAACATTGCCCAGCTAGTCATCTACAACACACAACTGGAAGACAACGGAGTCTATGTATGTACAGCCAAGAACAGTGGTGGCATCATCAAGATCAACTTCCCTTTATCCGTCAAAGAGCAAGCCACCAAGGAAGAACCTGGATCTAAATCTTTTTTTCCAACGAACGAGTGCCTAAAACCCCCGGACAGCGAAGACTGTGGAGAAGAGCAGACGCGATGGTATTTTGACGCCAAGAAGAACAATTGTTTTATCTTTGTGTATGGCAATTGCAACACTAACTTGAACCATTTCGACACCTACGAGTCCTGCATGTTGACGTGTATGAACGGACCGGTCAACATCTGCAATTATCCTGCCCTTCAAGGTCCATGCAAGGCATACGAGCCCAGATGGGCATTCAACAGGCTACTGAGTCAGTGCCAGTCTTTCATTTATGGAGGGTGTGGTGGCAATGAGAACAATTttgaaagcaaggaaatgtgcgaggaGTCTTGCCCTTTCCCCAAAAACCAAAAGTGCAAAGTTTGCAAACCTCGACAGAAGTTAGTGACGAGCTTCTGTAAAAGTGACTTTGCCATCCTTGGGCGTATCCTAGAACTGACGGAAGACCAAGAATCTGGACATGCTCTCATTTCAGTGGAAGAAATTTTGAAAGATGAGAATATGGGACTAAAGTTTTTGGGAAAGCAACCACTCGAAATCACTCTTCTAAACATAGACTGGAGTTGTCCATGCCCCAACATCACCTCAGTTAGCGGGCAGCTCATCATCATGGGGGATGCACATAACGGCATGGCAGTCCTGCAACCACACAGCTTTGTCGGCATGTCAAGTGCCCGCCGGGTGCGGAAACTCCGGGAAGTCATCCACAATAAAACTTGTGATCTCCTCAAAGAAATTTTAGGACAGTCATGATTTATGGATGACCATCGACCAGGCGTGATTCTTAAAAGAATATGTATTTCTGAAATTACTAATGTCAACTCTGAATTAAAGGAAACTATGGTCAGAAGTGAAAATATTACACTTGTAGttctattattgtacataggggcagtattataccagttatattcttgtacataggggcagtattatagtagttatatgcttgtacatagggggcagtattatagtagttatattcttgtacatagggggcagtattatagtagttatattcttgtacataggggcagtattatattagttatattcttgtacataggggcagtattatagtagttatattcttgtacataggggcagtattatagtagttatattcttgtacataggggcagtattatagtagttatattcttgtacatagggggcagtattatagtagtcatattcttgtacataggggcagtattatagtagttatattcttgtacataggagcagtattatagtagttctattcttgtacataagggcagtattatagtagttatattcttgtacataggggcagtaattatagtagttatactcttgtacataggggcagtattatagtagttatattcttgtacataaggggcagtattatagtagttatattcttgcacatagagggcagtattatagtaatattcttgtacataggagcagtattatagtagttatattcttgtacatagggggcagtattatagtagttatattcttgtacataggggcagtattaaattagttatattcttgtacataggggcagtattatagtagttatattcttgtacataggggcagtattatagtagttatattcctgtacataggaggcaatattatagtagttatattcttgtacatagggggcagtattatagtagttatattgttgtatataggagcagtattatagtagttatattcttgtacataggggcagtaattatagtagttctattcttgtacataagggcagtattatagtagttatattcttgtacataggggcagtaattatagtag is a window encoding:
- the WFIKKN2 gene encoding WAP, Kazal, immunoglobulin, Kunitz and NTR domain-containing protein 2, which produces MRPEMRRSFITTWMETRTVVILLFLLLRGGHAIPHMRYSHPGLCPNDMNPNLWVDAQSTCQRECDTDQECETYEKCCPNVCGTKSCVAARYMDVKGGKGPLGMPKQPTCDLFMCTQQGSQCDIWDGQPICKCKDRCEKEPSFTCASDGLTYYNKCFMDAEACTKGISLTVVTCKYHLTWPHTTPLPSETTTNPTIPSAETAIVNVVPPALLNNPTHKTVNVGDTVSFHCDVSGKPKPEITWEKEGKDNVVMRPNHVVANIVVTNIAQLVIYNTQLEDNGVYVCTAKNSGGIIKINFPLSVKEQATKEEPGSKSFFPTNECLKPPDSEDCGEEQTRWYFDAKKNNCFIFVYGNCNTNLNHFDTYESCMLTCMNGPVNICNYPALQGPCKAYEPRWAFNRLLSQCQSFIYGGCGGNENNFESKEMCEESCPFPKNQKCKVCKPRQKLVTSFCKSDFAILGRILELTEDQESGHALISVEEILKDENMGLKFLGKQPLEITLLNIDWSCPCPNITSVSGQLIIMGDAHNGMAVLQPHSFVGMSSARRVRKLREVIHNKTCDLLKEILGQS